In the Desulfovibrio sp. Huiquan2017 genome, TCATGGCGATCCACCCGGCTGACCATGTGTATCTCCGACGGATACAAGGCAACCCCAACTCCGAAGTCGGAGGCGTGGCTGTCCACGCGGGCATACTTTGCCATGGCCGCGCCGAAGCGGTTGAGCAGCGGCAGGATTTCTTCAAAGGAACGCATGCAAATTGTTTAGCTCCTAAACAAATGACTGTCAAGCACTCGCTGGAACCGCGGGCAATCCTGACGAGTGAGTCCGGAATTCCACTTGTCAAAACAGGGAGCAGTAACTATTATCAAGATATGAGCAACACCAATACCTGTACCAAGCATCGTGAAGTGGCCATCGAGTTGGGGGACTGCCGCTCCTGCCAGGGGTGCATTGATCTCAACCCGGACGTTTTTCAATGGGACGAGGCCTTGGATATGCCCTATGTGACCCGGTCCGAGGTCACGGAGGACGAGGTACGCGACATCATGAATTCCTGCCCGGAAGGCTGCATCGTCTTCGTGGACTGACGCCTCCCCCGCAACCGTCCTTTCAACAAAAAAGCCGGGCCCAGGCCCGGCTTTTCCGCATTCGAAGTGCGCTCGACTCTCAACCTACTTCTTCGAGGGCATGGGCGGCAACGAGCATTCACAGTGGTCGCCGCAGACGAAACCGCAGTAGGTGTGAAAAACACGGGTCTGCTTTTCTCGCTGCTCGGCGGTCAACGGCCCGACTTCGATTTCGGCGACCATCGCCATGAGGCGATCATACTCGGGCACGGCGTTCATGCCGCGCGCCAGTTCATCGCCGGTGCGCACGTCGAGGAGCGTAGCGTCCATGGTGTCGGTGACCAGGGCATAGGGCACAGGACCGCCGTCGATGAGCCGGGCCGCGCACACGGTCTCGCGCTCGAAGGTGGCCACATCGCCCGCGCAAAACATGACCAGGAACACGGGGACGCCCTTTTCATCGTAGAATACGAAATCGATGATCCGTTCGTACTCCTTGCCTTCCACGCAATATTTCAGCGAAATTTTGGCCTTGAGCCGATCCTTGGGGTAGCCCTTTTCTTCCACCAGAAGACGGGCCAGGAGCTGCCGAAACTCCTCGAAAGTGGTTTCGTCGATCTCCTCGCCGGAAAGATAGTCGCGGAGCGTGCCGCCCAAACTCGATTCATGCATGGATTCCCTCCCTTCCCTATTACGATAAATCGCCTTCCGGCCCGACGCAAGCCGATGCGCCGGGCCGGGCGCTCCGCCGACCGCAGAGGCTAGAAGAAATACCGGGGCTCCAAGCGCTCGCGGCAATTCTCGGCCAGCCATTTAGCGAATCCCTCCACCGGACTGCCGGGCTTAGTGCTGCGGGCATGCTCGGGGCAGGCCTTGATGCAGGCGCAACATTTGATGCACTTCTCGGCATCGGTGCGGCCATAGTCTTCCGCACTGATGGCCTCCACAGGACAGTGCTCGGCGCAAACGCCACACCGCACGCAGTTGTCGCCAACCTGAATGAAGTCCACGGGGCCGCCCTTTTTGCGTTCCTTGTAGGGGCGATCACCCGGAATGGCCGGTTCAGGGGCCGCGTCGAGGGACGGGAGGGCGTCCAGAGTTTCGCGCACCCTGCGCCCGAAGTCTTCCGCGCCGCGCAGGTCCTCGGCGTCGGGCCGGGCCACGGCCACCGGATATTGCTCCGAGGAAAAGGAATGTTCCCCGACGAAGGCTGCCCCGCCCACCACGACTCCGCCCCGCTCGGCGACCAGATCGGCCAGCTCGATCAGGGCGTCCTCAAAGGCACGGTTGCCGAATACGGCAACGCAGACCACCGGGGTCTTGTCCAACTCCAGACCGCGCAACCACGGTTCGAGAAGCTCGGGTATGCGCCCGCCGTAGACCGGCGCAGCGACCACGAGGAGGTCTTCGCCCGAAACCTTCAACATCTGCTTACGGGCGTCCGGCATGGTGATGTCCACATCCTCGACGTTGTCGTAGCCGAACCCGCGCGCCATGGCGCGGACGACGGCGGAAGTGGTTCCGGTGGGAGAAAAATAGGCCAATTTTAGAGATCGGACGTGCATGAGAAATCTTCCTATGTGTTGAGATAATGATATAAGACATTCAAAAAAAACGGACTGCGCTCCCTCGACGCACTCCCCCGACAGCCCCCCATCCGCCCCGAGATACACGGGTAAATATTGTAGACCGCCCTCCCGTCCCGGTCAATCGCCCCGGGAAAAAGCCCCGGGAAAGGCTCCAGAAACCGTCCCTCTGGACGACTGGCGTTAAAAAAGGGCGGAAGCACCGCTTCCGCCCCTTACATGTAATGCAGCCTGTTCTAGTGACCGCCGCCCGCGAAGGTGACGGATATACCGTACAGGGTCTTGCCCGCATTGATGGCGAAGTTGAACAAGGGAGCCGGAATCATGCCGATTACCAACACAGCCGCGGCGAGCATGCCCGCTCCGGCCGAGGCGAACCAGCCGTTGTCGGGCGGGGCCACCTGGCTGGGCGTCTTCTCTTCGGTGAAGGCGTGCCGGAACAGGGCCAGGTAGTAATAGATGGCGATGGCCGAGTTGACCACCAAAGTGATGACCAGCCAGTTGTAGCCGTGGTCCCAGGCCGAGGTGATCAAGAAGAACTTGCCCATGAATCCCATGGTCGGCGGCAGGCCGACCAGGGCAAACGCTCCGGCGGCCAGCGAGAACGCCAGGACCGGAGCCTTTTTGTACAGGCCGTTCAGATCGCTCAACTTGAGGTTGCGGCCGTCGGAGGCCACGCGGCTGACGATCCAGAATACGAGCAGGTTCATGACCAGGTAGGCCATGCCGTAAAAGGCGGCCGCGGCGATCCCCTCGGGAGTGCCCGAAACCAAGCCGACCATGATGTAGCCGGCATGGGCCACGGACGAGAAACCGAGCAGGCGCTTGATGTCCGTCTGGGCCAAGGCCGACAGGTTGCCGAAGGTCATGGAACACGCACCGAGCACCGCCAGGATGGTGGTGATCTCCAGGCCGGGCTTGAGGAGCACGGCCAGGCGGCACAGGACCACGATGGCGCCCATCTTGGGCATGGTCGCCACGAACGCCGCAGTCTCGTTGCTGGCGCCCTGATAGACGTCCGGGCACCAGAAGTGGAACGGGAACAGGGCCAGCTTGAAGAACATGCCGCCCAGGAAGAGCGACAGGCCGACAACGGCCATGGGCTGGTCGGCGAACGACCAGGACTTGTTCATGAGCTCGGCGATGTAGGTCGTATGCTGGGTGGCCATGATGTAGGACAGGCCGTACAGGGCCAGGGCCGTGGCGACCGCGCCGAACATGATGTACTTGATGCCCGCCTCGGCCGCGCCCTTGTCCTTGGCGCGCAGCGGAATGACCGCGTACATGGAATACGAGGCCAGCTCCAGGGCCAGGTAGATGGTGATCAGCTCCACGGAAGAAGCGAGCAGCATCAGGCCGAAGGTGGAGAAGCCGAGCAACATGTAATAATCGGCCCGCTTGCCCTCTTCAAGCGTCGGCTGACGCGAGGCGTTGAGCACGACCACGTAGAACCCGAAGGTAATGACGATCTTGAAGAACTGGGACATGAGGTCCACTTTGTAGACATCCCAGAACATGGTTCCGTGCAGGTGGAAGCCCGTGATGGTCACGAAGAAGGCGGCGCAGGCACCAAAGGGCAACCACCGCTCAACGGGCGGTTTCCACTCCCTGGTACCCAGCGACTGGACCATGAGGGTCAGGACCAGGCAGAGGAAGAACAGTTCCGGGACAAGCGCAGTGATGTTGAAGTTCACGTCGTTAGCCCCCTATTCCTTTTCCGCCAGCAGACCCAAGACGTCTGCGGCGGCTGTTTGCATGGGCTGTTCGGTTTCGACGACAGCGACCTTGCGCTTGTCGAAGTCATTGAGCAGCTTGTCGACCGACGGGTCGATGATATTGAAGAACGGCGCGGGCGCCAAACCGATCCAGAGCACGAACACGGCCGGGATGGTCAGGTAGATCCACTCGCGGGCATTGAGGTCGCGCCAGGTCTTGGCGGAACTGGGCTTGCCCCAAGCCATCTTCAAGGAAACGCGGAACATGTAGGCCGCGCCCAGCAGCGCGCCGGGAACCAGGAACATGCCGATGAACGGCGACACCTGGAAGGCGCCGATGAAGACCAGAATTTCGCCCACGAACCCGTTGGTTCCGGGGAACCCGAGGGAGGCCAGCGCCATGAGGCCCCAGAAGAACATGAAGGCGGGCATGTATTTGCCCAATCCCAGGTTCTTCGAGATCTCGCGGCTATGGCTCCGCTCGTAGACAGCGCCGATCATCATGAACAGCGCGCCGGTGACGATGCCGTGGTTGAGCATCTGGAAGAGCGCGCCTTCCACGCCACGCTGGTCGAACAGGAAGATGCCGAGCGTCACGAAGCCCATGTGACCCACCGAGGAGTAGGCGACCAACTTCTTGATGTCGGACTGTCCGAGGGCGATGGCTCCGCCGTACAGGATGGACGCGATGGAGATGGCGATCATCATGGGGGCGAAGTACTGGGAGGCCGCCGGGGTCAACGGCAGGCAGAAGCGCAGGAACCCGTAGGTACCCATCTTCAGCAGCACGGCCGCCAGGATGACGGAACCGGCCGAAGGCGCCTGCACATGGGCCGCGGGCAGCCAAGTGTGGAACGGGAACATGGGAACCTTGATGGCAAAGGCGAGCGCCATGGCCAGGAAGGCCCAGAACTGGAAGCGGAAGCTGAAGTTCATCTGCATCAGATCCGGGATGGAGAAGGTCCCGCCCGTGATCCGGAAGGCCACGATGGCCGCCAGGAGCAGAGTGGACCCCGCCAGGGTGTACAGGAAGAACTTGAGCGACGCGTACTTGCGGTCGTCGCCGCCCCAGACCGCGATGAGCAGGTACATGGGGATAAGCATGGCTTCCCAGAAGACATAGAACAGGACCAGGTCGAGTGCGCAAAACACGCCGAGCACCGCCGAGGTCATGAACAGCAGGCAGAAGTGGAATTCCTTCTCCCGCTTGCCGATGTAGGTCCAGGAGCACATGACGCACAGCGGCAGGACCGCAATGGTCAGAAGGACCATAAGTATGCTGATCCCGTCGATGCCGAGATAGTACTGAAGGCCCCATTGGTGGACCCAGTCGATTTTCTCGACGAACTGGAAGTCAGCGTTCAGTTTGAAGCCCATGAGCGGCACAGCAAGCAGACATTCGATGAGGGACACCGCCATGGTGTAGTACCTCACCACCTGCGGAGCCCGCAGGAAGAAGAGTCCGCACGCCGCAATGAGCGGGAATGCGATCAATATCGTGAGTACCGGATATCCGAAGTCCAAAATGAGCTCTCCTTAGATTGTCCGGCTTAGCCGAAGTACCAAACCAGGGCAAAGATGCCCAAGCCGAGAACGGCGGCCATCGCCAGGTAGTCCTGCAGGTTGGCCGTTTGGGCCTTGGCCCCCAGCCTGCCGAGATTCCTGACGGTGTAGGCGCTGCCGTCCACCACTGTGTCGATGCCCTTCTTGTCGAACCAAGAAGTGCCTCTGCCCATGCCGATGAGACCCCGCAGGCCGACGGTCCGGTAGACCTCGGTCCAGACGTCGTCAACCTTGGACGCGGGCCAGCATATGGCGCGCATGGTCACCCTGCCGATGAGGCGGTAGAACCAGTCGAAGTCCAGGTTGAGCGCCTTGTGCGGCGTAATGATGTAGCGGGTCAGGTAGAAGGCCAGGCCGGAGAAGCCGAGCAACAGACCCGAGTTGATGACCTTGTCGATGGTCCAAGGCTGGAAGGCGTGTCCTTCCACCGCCATGGGCAGGTACTTATAGAGCATATGCGGGTAAACGCCCTGCGCGATGCACAACAGGCCGCACAGCGCCATGCCCACGTACATGTTGACGGGCAGCGGCTTGACCTCGCCCTCGTATTCCTTTTTACGCCCCCAGAACGCGAAGTATGGGAGCTTGATGCCCACCGATATGAACGTACCGACCGCGGCGATCTCCATGCCCAGGGCAAGGAGGGTGCGATGGTGTTCGGCGGCGCCCGCAATGGTCATCGTCTTCGAGATGAAGCCGTTGAACAGCGGCATGCCGGAGATGGACAGGGCCGCGACCATGTACCAGACCATGACCCAGGGCAGCTTGGTGGCCAGGCCGCCGAGCTCATCCAGCTTGGCCGTGCCGACCGAGTACAGGATCGCGCCGGTGCCCATGAAGAGCAGCCCCTTGTAGAGGATGTGCGCGTAGGCATGGGCCACGGCGCCGTTGATGGTCATGGCCGTGCCGATGCCGATGCCCGCGACCATGTATCCCACCTGGGAGACGATGTGGTAGGACAGGATGCGCCGGGCGTTGTTCTCAATGCACGCGAAGAGCACGCCGTAGACCGCCATGACGGTTCCGGCGATGGCCAGGACCTCCCAGCCCGCAAAGCCGCGGCAGAGCACATAGACCGCAGTCTTGGTGGTGAAGGCGCACATGTATACCGCACCGGCCACGGAGGCCCGAGGGTAGGCGTCGGGCAGCCAGGCGTGCAGGGGCACGACGGCGGCGTTGACGCAGAAGCCGGTCAGGATCAGCCAGTCGTACAGCTGGGCCTCGGCCGGGTTGACCAGGTCAAAGGCGAAACCGCCCGTGGCCTTGTATTTGAGCAGCAGGCCGGCCAGCAGGAACAGGCCGCCCACGGTGTGATACAGGAAGTAGCGGAAACCGGCTCCAACGGACTCCGTGGTTCTGGCCTGCCAGATCAGGAAGGTCGAGCCGATGGACATCAACTCCCAGAACAGGAAGACCGTCAGCAGGTCGCCCGCGAACACGCAGCCGAAACCGCCCGCCACGTAGAGCGAGGCGCAGACATAGTGTCCCTTGTCCTCCACGTGCATGCCGTAGATGCAGCCGATAAAGGAGATGATGGCGAAGACCTGGCCGAAGACGATGGACAGCTTGTCCACACGCCCGAAGATCAGGGCCTGATCAAGGTAATGCAGTTGACCGTAGGCGCCCGCCTCCACCGTGAAGATGGAATAGAGGGCGATAAGCGGCGCGAGGATCGCCAGGGCGCCCCGCAAGGATTTGCTCTTCCACAGGCTCGCGGGCACGAACGGCACCAGCAGAGCGAGGAGAAGAAAGCCCGCAGCGGGGTGGATAAAAACATCAGTCCCCATAGTAGTCCTCCTTGCGGGCGATGAACGGCTGGACGATCTTCTTCATGATAATGACCATGGCCAGCCCGACGACAAGGCCGAATCCGGCCCAGAACCCGGGGTACCCGTCGAAACCGAAGTGCGGGTGGTGCGTGACGAACGGGATGTTGAGCAGCACGAGCACGCCCAACACGACGAAGAAGATGGTCCTCCACGTCTTCCAGTTGTCTCTCCATTTGGCGAGAAGCTCGCCCAATCCTTTCTGTTGACTCATATATACCCCCCTAGAACTTGCCGAACGCGTTGACGAAGTTCAGGAATGTCTGCGGATACAGACCCAGGAACACCGAGATGAATGCTGTGATGCACAGCGGAATGACCATGGTCATGGACGGCTCGTTGTACTGGCCGATGTTGGCCTCCGGACGGGGCTTCTTGAAGAAGGCCCGGTAGGTGATGGGAACGAAGTAGCCCGCGTTGAGCGCCGTTGACAGAAGCAACGCGCACAACAGCGGCCACTGGTGCGCATCGAGCGTGCCGTTGACCAGATACCATTTGGAAACGAAGCCGCAGACCGGCGGCATGCCGATCATGGACAGGGAGGCGATGCCGAACGCCCCGAAGGTGAACGGCATACGGCGGCCCAGGCCGTCCATGAGACTGATCTTCTTCAGGTGGCAGGCGACGTAGATGGCGCCCGCGGCCATGAAGAGCGTGATCTTGGAGAAGGCGTGGTGGGCGATGTGCATGACGCCGCCCTGTACCGCCGAGTCCACCAGCATGGTCACGCCGATGACGACGTAGGAGAGCTGGGCCACGGTCGAATAGGCGAGCCGCGCCTTGATGTCGTCCTTGGTCAGGGCGATGAACGAGGCCACCGTCAGCGTGAAGGCCGCGATGTAGGCGGTGCCCATGCCCATACTAAGGTCGCCGAGCCAGGTGCCGGGCGAACCGATGTAGATCTGGCTCATGGTCAGGGCCGCGGCGGTCTTGGTCCCGAAGGCCGAGAGCACTATGCGGCTGACGCAGAAGACGCCCGCCTTGACGACCGCCACAGCATGCAGCAGGGCCGAGACCGGGGTGGGCGCGACCATGGCCGACGGGAGCCAGTTGTGGAACGGCATGAGAGCCGCCTTGCCGATGCCGAGGATGAACAGCCAGTAGGTGAGAGTCACCAGTCTGGGATGCGCGGCGATGACCTGGGCGGAGAACATACCGTGTTGGATGTCGGTCAGATTGAAGTCGAGATTGCCGACCAGCACGTAGGTCAGGACCATGGCGGGCAGGAGGAAGAGCTTGGAGGTACCCATCAGGTAGACGATGTACTTCCGGGCGCCGACCTTGGCCTCCGCGTCCTCATGGTGGTAGACCAGCGGATAGGTGAACACGGTAATGATCTCGTAGAAGAGATAGAGCGTGAACACGTTGGCCGACAGGGCCACGCCCACGGCGCCGAAAATGGCCACCGCGAAGCAGACGTAGTACCGGGTCTGCGCGTGCTCGTTGAGCCCGCGCATGTAGCCGACGTTGTAGCTCGTCACCAGAAACCAGAGGAACGGGGCGATCAGGGCGAAGACCATGGACAGCCCGTCCACGGCAAAGGCGATGTTGATGCCCGGCAGGATGGTGGTTACGTGATAATAGAGGACCTGTCCGGAGAGGACCTTCGGCGCCATCCAGAGCACCGAAGTGAAGGTCAGGAACGCACCGATGAAGCTGATCGCCTCCCGCCGGTTCTCATCCCCCCGACAGAGATAGATGAAAAGCGGCGTGAGGAGCGTGAACACCACCGGCAGAAGAATTGGACTATATGTCGTTACACCTTCCATCATAGCTATTCCTTCAGGGTAGTGATGTCACTGGATTTGGCGGATTTGAAACGCCGCGCAACCACCACGATCATGGCCAGGACCAGCGTGGCTTCGGCTGCGGCCAGCCCCATGACGAACAGGGTGCCGAGTTGCCCCATGACCGCGCTGAAGTCGGTCAACTGCGCGGCCGCCACCATGGACAGCCCTGCGCCGTTGAGCATCAGCTCCACCGAGATCAGCATGCCGACGAGGCTCCGGCGCTGGGTCAGGCCAAACAGGCCCGCGCACAGGAGGATCAGGGCGACGAGTTGGAATAAGGTCAATGCGCTCATTATTTCTTCCCCCTCTTTTCCCAGACCAACAGGACGGCGCCGGACATGGCGACCATCAGGATGACCGAGATCAATTCGAAGGGCAGGAAGTAGGATCCGAGCAACCCTTCACCGAGCTGCTTGATGGGCACTTCCACGGGCACGGCCACGGATGCTGCGGGCCGGGTCATGATCATCCAGCCCAGCAGGGCCGCCGGGGTCATGGTGGCCGCCAGGCCGAAGATGTAGCGCTTCATGGGCGCCTTGTCGGCCTCGTCGCCGCCCTGCTCCGCCCGGGTCAGCATGACCGCGAAGAAGATCAGGACGCTGACCGCGCCGACGTAGATGAGCAATTGCATGAAGGCCATGAAGGGCGTGGCCAACAGCAGGTACATCCCGGCCACGCCGACCAGCGTGGTGATCAGCCCGATCAGGGCGCGCACCAGGCTGCTGCTCGACACGGCGAGGACGGCCCCGCCAAGAATGACGAGCGTGTACACGCCGAATGCTATTTTTGCCAAGACTTCCATATTACGCCTCCTTCTCCGCCGCGGCCGCAACAGCCTCGGTCTTGTGGACAGGCGCGGAGAGTTCCGTGGCCTGTGCCTTGAGCCGGGCGAGAAGATCGAGTTTCATCTCTTTCCTGGAAGTCGCCACCCAATAGATGTCATTGGAGAATCTCAGCGACTTGGCCGGACAGTTTTCGATGCAGGTGCCGCACAGCGAGCACAGGCTGTAGTCATAGATGAACTTGGCCGGATTCTTGGGGGCCTTGGGCTTGGCGACCTTTTCCCCCGCTTCCTCGGCCGCCTTCATGGCCGCCTCCTCCGCAGCAGTGGGCTTGGGAGGCTTCGACTTGACCACGGTCAGGCATTTGCTCGGGCAGTTGGTCACGCACATCATGCAGGAGATGCATTTGGGCATGGCCGGGTCCTTGGACTTGCCGATGAGTTCGACATGCCCGCCGTATGTACGCAGGTTCTCGTCGTCGAGGACTTCTCGCGGATAATGGACCGTGATCAGGGGCTTGCAGAAGTACTTGCCCGTGATCTTGAGTCCGACGATCAGGCTCCAGCAATCGAGAATCGGCTGAATGACGTTTTCCTTGAATTTACCCATATCTCTCTACCCCTACAACTTCATGATCAGCGCGGTGGCCAACAGGTTGAACGTGGCCAGCGGCAACAACCATTTCCAGTTGATGTTCAGCAGCTGGTCGAAGCGCACGCGAGGGAAGGTCCACCGCGCCCATATCATGAAGGACAACAGGGCGAAGGTCTTGAGGATCATCCACCACCAACCGTCAACGCCGGGGAACGG is a window encoding:
- a CDS encoding ferredoxin, giving the protein MSNTNTCTKHREVAIELGDCRSCQGCIDLNPDVFQWDEALDMPYVTRSEVTEDEVRDIMNSCPEGCIVFVD
- a CDS encoding type I restriction enzyme HsdR N-terminal domain-containing protein encodes the protein MHESSLGGTLRDYLSGEEIDETTFEEFRQLLARLLVEEKGYPKDRLKAKISLKYCVEGKEYERIIDFVFYDEKGVPVFLVMFCAGDVATFERETVCAARLIDGGPVPYALVTDTMDATLLDVRTGDELARGMNAVPEYDRLMAMVAEIEVGPLTAEQREKQTRVFHTYCGFVCGDHCECSLPPMPSKK
- a CDS encoding 4Fe-4S binding protein; this translates as MHVRSLKLAYFSPTGTTSAVVRAMARGFGYDNVEDVDITMPDARKQMLKVSGEDLLVVAAPVYGGRIPELLEPWLRGLELDKTPVVCVAVFGNRAFEDALIELADLVAERGGVVVGGAAFVGEHSFSSEQYPVAVARPDAEDLRGAEDFGRRVRETLDALPSLDAAPEPAIPGDRPYKERKKGGPVDFIQVGDNCVRCGVCAEHCPVEAISAEDYGRTDAEKCIKCCACIKACPEHARSTKPGSPVEGFAKWLAENCRERLEPRYFF
- a CDS encoding NADH-quinone oxidoreductase subunit N; its protein translation is MNFNITALVPELFFLCLVLTLMVQSLGTREWKPPVERWLPFGACAAFFVTITGFHLHGTMFWDVYKVDLMSQFFKIVITFGFYVVVLNASRQPTLEEGKRADYYMLLGFSTFGLMLLASSVELITIYLALELASYSMYAVIPLRAKDKGAAEAGIKYIMFGAVATALALYGLSYIMATQHTTYIAELMNKSWSFADQPMAVVGLSLFLGGMFFKLALFPFHFWCPDVYQGASNETAAFVATMPKMGAIVVLCRLAVLLKPGLEITTILAVLGACSMTFGNLSALAQTDIKRLLGFSSVAHAGYIMVGLVSGTPEGIAAAAFYGMAYLVMNLLVFWIVSRVASDGRNLKLSDLNGLYKKAPVLAFSLAAGAFALVGLPPTMGFMGKFFLITSAWDHGYNWLVITLVVNSAIAIYYYLALFRHAFTEEKTPSQVAPPDNGWFASAGAGMLAAAVLVIGMIPAPLFNFAINAGKTLYGISVTFAGGGH
- a CDS encoding NADH-quinone oxidoreductase subunit M, which codes for MLDFGYPVLTILIAFPLIAACGLFFLRAPQVVRYYTMAVSLIECLLAVPLMGFKLNADFQFVEKIDWVHQWGLQYYLGIDGISILMVLLTIAVLPLCVMCSWTYIGKREKEFHFCLLFMTSAVLGVFCALDLVLFYVFWEAMLIPMYLLIAVWGGDDRKYASLKFFLYTLAGSTLLLAAIVAFRITGGTFSIPDLMQMNFSFRFQFWAFLAMALAFAIKVPMFPFHTWLPAAHVQAPSAGSVILAAVLLKMGTYGFLRFCLPLTPAASQYFAPMMIAISIASILYGGAIALGQSDIKKLVAYSSVGHMGFVTLGIFLFDQRGVEGALFQMLNHGIVTGALFMMIGAVYERSHSREISKNLGLGKYMPAFMFFWGLMALASLGFPGTNGFVGEILVFIGAFQVSPFIGMFLVPGALLGAAYMFRVSLKMAWGKPSSAKTWRDLNAREWIYLTIPAVFVLWIGLAPAPFFNIIDPSVDKLLNDFDKRKVAVVETEQPMQTAAADVLGLLAEKE
- a CDS encoding Na(+)/H(+) antiporter subunit D, producing the protein MGTDVFIHPAAGFLLLALLVPFVPASLWKSKSLRGALAILAPLIALYSIFTVEAGAYGQLHYLDQALIFGRVDKLSIVFGQVFAIISFIGCIYGMHVEDKGHYVCASLYVAGGFGCVFAGDLLTVFLFWELMSIGSTFLIWQARTTESVGAGFRYFLYHTVGGLFLLAGLLLKYKATGGFAFDLVNPAEAQLYDWLILTGFCVNAAVVPLHAWLPDAYPRASVAGAVYMCAFTTKTAVYVLCRGFAGWEVLAIAGTVMAVYGVLFACIENNARRILSYHIVSQVGYMVAGIGIGTAMTINGAVAHAYAHILYKGLLFMGTGAILYSVGTAKLDELGGLATKLPWVMVWYMVAALSISGMPLFNGFISKTMTIAGAAEHHRTLLALGMEIAAVGTFISVGIKLPYFAFWGRKKEYEGEVKPLPVNMYVGMALCGLLCIAQGVYPHMLYKYLPMAVEGHAFQPWTIDKVINSGLLLGFSGLAFYLTRYIITPHKALNLDFDWFYRLIGRVTMRAICWPASKVDDVWTEVYRTVGLRGLIGMGRGTSWFDKKGIDTVVDGSAYTVRNLGRLGAKAQTANLQDYLAMAAVLGLGIFALVWYFG
- a CDS encoding monovalent cation/H+ antiporter subunit D family protein, which gives rise to MMEGVTTYSPILLPVVFTLLTPLFIYLCRGDENRREAISFIGAFLTFTSVLWMAPKVLSGQVLYYHVTTILPGINIAFAVDGLSMVFALIAPFLWFLVTSYNVGYMRGLNEHAQTRYYVCFAVAIFGAVGVALSANVFTLYLFYEIITVFTYPLVYHHEDAEAKVGARKYIVYLMGTSKLFLLPAMVLTYVLVGNLDFNLTDIQHGMFSAQVIAAHPRLVTLTYWLFILGIGKAALMPFHNWLPSAMVAPTPVSALLHAVAVVKAGVFCVSRIVLSAFGTKTAAALTMSQIYIGSPGTWLGDLSMGMGTAYIAAFTLTVASFIALTKDDIKARLAYSTVAQLSYVVIGVTMLVDSAVQGGVMHIAHHAFSKITLFMAAGAIYVACHLKKISLMDGLGRRMPFTFGAFGIASLSMIGMPPVCGFVSKWYLVNGTLDAHQWPLLCALLLSTALNAGYFVPITYRAFFKKPRPEANIGQYNEPSMTMVIPLCITAFISVFLGLYPQTFLNFVNAFGKF
- the nuoK gene encoding NADH-quinone oxidoreductase subunit NuoK, coding for MSALTLFQLVALILLCAGLFGLTQRRSLVGMLISVELMLNGAGLSMVAAAQLTDFSAVMGQLGTLFVMGLAAAEATLVLAMIVVVARRFKSAKSSDITTLKE
- a CDS encoding NADH-quinone oxidoreductase subunit J yields the protein MEVLAKIAFGVYTLVILGGAVLAVSSSSLVRALIGLITTLVGVAGMYLLLATPFMAFMQLLIYVGAVSVLIFFAVMLTRAEQGGDEADKAPMKRYIFGLAATMTPAALLGWMIMTRPAASVAVPVEVPIKQLGEGLLGSYFLPFELISVILMVAMSGAVLLVWEKRGKK
- a CDS encoding 4Fe-4S binding protein — its product is MGKFKENVIQPILDCWSLIVGLKITGKYFCKPLITVHYPREVLDDENLRTYGGHVELIGKSKDPAMPKCISCMMCVTNCPSKCLTVVKSKPPKPTAAEEAAMKAAEEAGEKVAKPKAPKNPAKFIYDYSLCSLCGTCIENCPAKSLRFSNDIYWVATSRKEMKLDLLARLKAQATELSAPVHKTEAVAAAAEKEA